One part of the Saprospiraceae bacterium genome encodes these proteins:
- a CDS encoding FAD-dependent oxidoreductase has translation MTQIDYRLLPSEIHADSSHQAAIRDQLNLDHSTPVYYKIIRRNIDARSKCIYYVFRAVIYNDQTVDTAEVSIPFQNVADRPPVHIIGAGPCGYFAALQLLELGLKPIILERGKDVRSRRVDLREIQQFGNVNPDSNYCFGEGGAGTYSDGKLYTRSDKRGNIQKVLKLFISHGADPDIQIDVHPHIGSNKLPTIVQNIRKTIEHFGGEIHFNTRVEDFIFENNEIKFIETNQSTIAVEHVILATGHSARSIYECLYRKNVSIETKSFAIGVRIEHPQSIIDEIQYKQKNRDINLPPASYSVACQIHDKGVFSFCMCPGGLIIPAATAPGEIVVNGMSLSRRDSPFANSGIVTSVEPLDFKQYEKFGPLQGMMFQREIEQRMFSLGNGSQQAPAQRLSDFLKSRASADLPDTSYIPGIFPVDFNKHLHGTISKRIMEGLKHFCNRMPLYNHADAIIVATESRTSAPVKIPRDAITCMHPTIRGFFPAGEGAGYAGGILSAAMDGQRVAKAVYEFIGKKLKEV, from the coding sequence ATGACCCAGATTGATTATCGTCTACTTCCTTCTGAAATTCATGCTGATAGTTCTCACCAAGCAGCTATTCGGGATCAATTGAATTTGGATCATTCTACGCCTGTGTATTATAAGATAATTCGCAGAAATATAGATGCAAGGTCTAAGTGTATTTACTATGTTTTTCGCGCCGTAATTTATAATGATCAAACGGTAGATACTGCCGAAGTATCGATCCCATTTCAAAACGTTGCTGACAGACCACCCGTTCATATCATCGGAGCTGGTCCTTGTGGTTATTTTGCTGCATTACAATTACTTGAATTAGGATTAAAACCAATTATTCTGGAACGCGGAAAAGATGTCAGATCCAGAAGAGTCGATTTGCGTGAAATTCAACAGTTTGGAAATGTAAATCCAGATTCAAATTATTGTTTTGGTGAAGGGGGCGCTGGCACCTATTCAGATGGAAAATTGTATACGCGTTCTGACAAACGGGGTAATATTCAAAAGGTTTTAAAACTTTTTATTAGCCATGGAGCAGATCCAGATATACAAATTGATGTACATCCGCATATCGGTAGCAACAAATTGCCAACGATTGTCCAAAATATAAGGAAAACAATTGAGCATTTTGGTGGTGAAATCCATTTTAATACAAGAGTTGAAGATTTCATTTTTGAAAATAATGAAATCAAATTTATTGAAACCAACCAAAGTACTATTGCGGTTGAGCATGTAATTTTGGCAACGGGTCATTCAGCCAGATCTATTTATGAATGTTTGTATCGTAAAAATGTATCTATTGAAACTAAATCATTTGCTATTGGAGTTCGAATTGAACATCCCCAATCGATAATTGATGAAATCCAATACAAACAAAAAAATCGGGATATTAATTTACCACCTGCAAGTTATTCTGTAGCCTGTCAGATTCATGATAAAGGAGTATTTTCCTTTTGTATGTGTCCAGGAGGATTGATAATTCCGGCGGCAACAGCACCAGGAGAAATTGTCGTTAATGGGATGTCGCTTTCAAGACGCGATTCACCATTTGCAAATAGTGGGATCGTAACTTCCGTTGAGCCATTAGATTTTAAGCAGTATGAAAAATTTGGTCCATTACAAGGCATGATGTTTCAAAGAGAAATCGAGCAACGTATGTTTAGTTTGGGAAATGGATCCCAACAAGCACCAGCTCAACGATTATCAGATTTTCTTAAAAGTAGAGCAAGTGCAGATTTGCCAGATACATCTTATATCCCTGGTATTTTCCCTGTTGACTTTAATAAACATTTACATGGAACTATAAGTAAAAGAATCATGGAAGGCTTAAAACATTTTTGTAATCGAATGCCGCTTTATAATCATGCAGATGCAATAATTGTTGCAACAGAATCCAGGACCAGTGCACCCGTTAAAATTCCTAGAGATGCGATCACCTGCATGCACCCAACAATCCGGGGATTTTTTCCTGCTGGAGAAGGTGCAGGATATGCAGGTGGAATTTTATCCGCTGCAATGGATGGGCAAAGAGTTGCAAAAGCAGTTTATGAATTTATAGGAAAGAAACTAAAGGAAGTTTAA
- a CDS encoding tungsten formylmethanofuran dehydrogenase: MAKITKSILSVELLEKAFQIFSMAKAMTEYYEAHFKFVSKYVHATSRGHEAIQIAVGLQLLKEDYLSAYYRDDSLLLSIGLEPKDLMLQLMAKRADPFSGGRSYYSHPSLRLDDKPKIPHQSSATGMQAIPTTGIAMGIQYKELSKIEISKALAVCSLGDASITEGEVAEAFHMAALKQLPILYLVQDNDWDISAHSSEIRRGNACDFAKGFPGLEAISIDGTDFELCYKTVNEILSKIRKERRPFLLHAKVPLLNHHTSGVRKEWYRDDLELQSLNDPYPKFRQYLKANGFSETYLDKIEQQSLQKVKEDFEIAKASEDPLPSDLYLHDFAPAVITEEQGIRSPKDGEEKVMVDCALFAIEELMHEHPECLLYGQDVGKRLGGVFREAATLAQKFGDHRVFNTPIQEAFIVGSTVGMSAVGLKPIVEVQFADYIWPGLNQLFTEVARSCYLTNGKWPVSMILRVPIGAYGSGGPYHSSSVESVVCNIKGIKVVYPSNGADLKGLIKAAYEDPNPVVIFEHKGLYWSKVPGTDAAKVVMPDKDYKIPLGKARHVTEFDAQDEQSSLTIITYGMGVHWAINATKDFFGRVEIIDLRSLVPLDTDMIYKSVKKHNRCLVLTEETIENSFAQTLAGRISEHCFEYLDAPVKCIGSKNLPAIPLNSILEMEMLPSLKEIKETIDWLLKY, translated from the coding sequence ATGGCAAAAATTACAAAATCTATTTTATCAGTTGAATTATTAGAAAAAGCATTTCAAATATTCTCTATGGCCAAAGCTATGACAGAATATTATGAAGCTCATTTTAAGTTTGTTTCAAAATATGTTCATGCCACCTCCAGAGGTCATGAAGCGATTCAAATTGCAGTTGGCTTGCAACTTTTAAAAGAGGATTATTTGTCTGCTTATTATAGAGACGATAGCTTGCTTTTATCTATTGGATTAGAACCGAAAGACTTAATGCTCCAGTTGATGGCAAAAAGAGCGGATCCTTTTTCAGGTGGAAGATCTTATTATTCACATCCAAGTTTGCGCTTAGATGATAAACCTAAAATTCCACATCAATCATCTGCAACGGGTATGCAGGCAATTCCCACTACTGGTATTGCAATGGGTATCCAGTATAAAGAATTATCTAAAATTGAAATATCAAAAGCACTTGCCGTTTGCTCCTTGGGGGATGCTTCCATAACAGAAGGGGAGGTTGCAGAAGCATTTCATATGGCTGCGTTAAAGCAGCTGCCAATATTATACCTTGTACAAGATAATGATTGGGATATAAGCGCGCATTCCTCAGAAATTCGCCGCGGAAATGCTTGTGATTTTGCGAAAGGATTTCCTGGTTTGGAAGCTATTAGTATTGATGGCACGGATTTCGAATTATGTTACAAAACAGTAAATGAAATTCTTTCAAAAATAAGAAAAGAGCGAAGACCTTTTTTATTGCATGCAAAAGTTCCGTTGTTAAACCATCATACAAGTGGGGTTCGCAAAGAATGGTATCGGGATGATCTTGAACTACAAAGTTTAAATGATCCATATCCAAAATTTAGACAATATCTTAAAGCCAATGGTTTTAGTGAAACGTATTTAGATAAAATTGAACAGCAATCATTGCAAAAAGTTAAAGAAGATTTTGAGATCGCAAAAGCATCTGAAGATCCTTTGCCTTCGGATTTGTATCTGCATGATTTTGCTCCTGCTGTGATTACCGAAGAACAAGGTATTCGCAGTCCGAAGGATGGTGAAGAAAAAGTAATGGTCGATTGTGCTTTGTTTGCCATTGAAGAATTGATGCACGAGCACCCGGAATGTTTATTGTATGGTCAGGATGTTGGAAAACGATTAGGAGGCGTGTTTCGGGAAGCTGCAACATTGGCACAAAAATTTGGAGATCACCGGGTGTTTAATACACCAATTCAGGAAGCATTTATCGTTGGCAGTACGGTTGGAATGTCAGCAGTCGGTTTAAAACCAATTGTTGAAGTGCAATTTGCCGATTATATCTGGCCTGGTTTAAATCAACTATTCACGGAAGTAGCGCGATCTTGTTATTTAACCAATGGTAAATGGCCTGTTAGTATGATTCTTCGAGTACCGATTGGTGCTTATGGTAGTGGAGGTCCTTATCATTCATCCAGTGTTGAATCGGTAGTTTGTAATATTAAAGGGATTAAAGTTGTTTATCCTTCCAATGGAGCAGATTTAAAAGGATTGATAAAAGCAGCATATGAGGATCCAAATCCTGTTGTTATTTTTGAACATAAAGGATTGTATTGGTCAAAGGTTCCAGGTACAGATGCTGCAAAAGTTGTCATGCCCGATAAAGATTATAAAATACCTCTTGGAAAGGCCCGGCATGTCACGGAGTTCGATGCACAGGATGAGCAATCAAGTTTGACTATTATAACCTATGGAATGGGCGTTCATTGGGCAATCAATGCTACCAAAGATTTTTTTGGTAGGGTAGAAATTATAGATTTAAGATCCTTAGTACCGCTGGATACGGATATGATTTATAAATCTGTCAAAAAACATAATCGATGCTTAGTATTAACGGAAGAAACAATTGAAAATAGTTTTGCGCAAACGCTCGCAGGAAGAATTAGTGAACACTGTTTTGAATATTTGGATGCGCCAGTTAAATGTATTGGCTCAAAAAATTTGCCTGCGATTCCTTTAAATAGTATTTTAGAAATGGAAATGTTACCAAGCCTTAAAGAAATTAAGGAGACAATCGATTGGCTTTTAAAGTATTAA
- a CDS encoding caspase family protein, with translation MKNRRIQFLSYILLSLLYTLNSIAQEGKSMHALLIGINSYPIENAWEKINGVSDVLLLKETLKKLQFQETNITTVLNEQATKQNIQFAFEKLIKSIQINSTIHIHFSGHGQQVADKNFDEKDGYDEALVPYDSPKYYLEGEYEGENLITDDELTEYLMRLRLKAGKHGHLFISIDACHSGTATRGFSNGRGTDQIMASSKYIKKCFHFEHDNKALDAEPKMTSVDIAPIVSVFSSSAYEKSYEISVGANMKFGLMSYSLCKLLSNLENCTSYHDLFEKLKIEIFANTSLQHPQMEGNTELCIYGGIQKSEYKFISIKDIITDHLILIDRGEFHQIFKGSELLIYPENITDTTGIQALAVGVVDETSAFDADVFIKDHISTELLKNAKALLVKSNFGPLTIAVKVSLSDSKINKKIISRLKGLDFIRLTEQQPDLFIETPSSFAANPQLRLYSTDESILLEKPIEELKIDSLIFDISEAIMRYTKAQYLRKLEIPSENIKSNLSIEIKNNNQFIPLKTNVLLVNDTAKIIIKNEGAEGFYLALLDINPEHLYRFMIPKLTESPYDYYLKPGETFIQDIYISPPLGIEFLKLIATKDPLDLSIVETTRGSQNNKTSIISKVVSNAKHLNKNIFSKSILADKNEVLISSYYFEIKN, from the coding sequence ATGAAAAACCGAAGAATTCAATTCCTTTCTTATATCCTTCTAAGTCTCCTTTATACTTTAAATAGTATTGCTCAAGAAGGAAAATCAATGCATGCATTACTCATTGGTATTAATTCTTACCCCATTGAAAACGCATGGGAAAAGATAAATGGTGTATCCGATGTTTTATTATTAAAAGAGACTTTAAAAAAATTACAATTCCAAGAAACGAATATAACAACTGTTCTCAATGAACAAGCAACAAAACAAAACATCCAGTTTGCATTTGAAAAGCTCATTAAAAGTATCCAAATAAATTCCACTATCCATATCCATTTTAGTGGCCATGGACAACAAGTAGCTGATAAAAATTTCGATGAAAAAGATGGGTATGATGAAGCATTGGTTCCTTATGATTCCCCAAAATACTATTTAGAAGGTGAATATGAAGGCGAAAATCTTATAACGGATGATGAACTTACAGAATATCTCATGCGATTACGTTTAAAAGCAGGTAAACACGGGCACCTATTTATTAGTATCGATGCCTGTCATTCCGGAACTGCGACCAGGGGATTTTCAAATGGAAGAGGAACTGATCAAATCATGGCATCATCAAAATACATTAAAAAATGTTTCCATTTTGAACACGATAACAAAGCTTTAGATGCAGAACCAAAAATGACTTCAGTTGATATAGCGCCAATTGTCAGTGTTTTTAGTTCATCTGCCTATGAAAAAAGTTACGAAATCTCTGTTGGAGCAAATATGAAGTTTGGCTTGATGAGTTATTCATTATGTAAACTCCTATCAAATCTTGAAAACTGCACTTCATATCATGATTTATTCGAGAAACTAAAAATTGAAATATTCGCAAATACTTCTTTACAACATCCGCAAATGGAAGGGAATACGGAGCTCTGTATTTATGGAGGAATTCAAAAATCGGAATATAAATTTATTTCTATTAAAGATATCATTACCGATCATTTAATTCTTATAGACAGGGGTGAATTTCACCAAATTTTTAAAGGAAGTGAATTGTTGATATATCCTGAGAATATAACCGACACCACTGGAATTCAAGCGCTCGCAGTAGGCGTAGTAGATGAAACATCAGCGTTTGATGCAGATGTTTTTATTAAAGATCATATTTCAACGGAACTTCTAAAAAATGCAAAAGCCCTATTAGTAAAATCAAATTTTGGTCCTCTAACCATTGCAGTAAAAGTATCCTTGTCAGACAGTAAAATAAACAAGAAAATAATCTCCAGACTCAAGGGCTTAGATTTTATTCGATTGACAGAGCAACAACCGGATCTATTTATTGAAACACCAAGTAGTTTTGCAGCAAATCCACAATTAAGACTTTATAGTACGGATGAATCTATATTACTTGAAAAACCTATCGAAGAATTGAAAATAGATTCTTTAATTTTTGACATTTCTGAAGCCATCATGCGCTACACAAAAGCCCAATATTTACGCAAACTTGAAATTCCATCCGAAAATATAAAATCAAACTTAAGCATTGAAATAAAAAATAATAATCAATTCATTCCATTAAAAACAAATGTATTATTGGTCAATGATACTGCAAAAATTATCATTAAAAACGAAGGTGCTGAAGGTTTCTATTTGGCATTGCTGGATATTAACCCAGAACATTTGTATAGGTTTATGATACCTAAACTAACAGAAAGTCCATATGATTATTATTTAAAACCAGGGGAAACATTTATTCAGGATATTTATATTTCACCACCCCTTGGTATTGAATTTTTAAAATTGATTGCCACTAAGGATCCACTTGATTTATCCATTGTGGAGACTACAAGAGGTTCACAAAATAATAAGACAAGTATAATTTCCAAGGTAGTTTCAAACGCAAAACATTTAAATAAGAATATATTCTCAAAATCAATTCTAGCAGACAAGAATGAAGTATTGATAAGCAGCTATTATTTTGAAATAAAAAATTAG